One genomic region from Magallana gigas chromosome 3, xbMagGiga1.1, whole genome shotgun sequence encodes:
- the LOC105348555 gene encoding transcription factor HES-4-A — translation MMSVDTLDNVMSKEHKTSLRKSNKPIMEKRRRARINNCLTQLKSLVLESMRKDSSQYSKLEKADILEMTVKHLRNLQRNQLASAMASDPTVVTKFRAGFHECANEVIRYLGTVQNVGSDVKSRLVSHLSTCLQTQNNTASTENMHTPCQPQQQVPVTSPQQQVNILQPLSVHIPHNANVASRPQSSEFAFSRQTSPQSLSQSPQLLNIATPVSSDSNSNSPIKSTPISGQFQIIPSNLYNGPVAVYVGQINQRQCMTTPDSMPVFTLQVPANNTSPSYQCRSPQEFPQQQKSKPLAQQHRSAFVECKQGVPESPESLWRPW, via the exons ATGATGTCTGTTGATACACTGGATAACGTGATGTCCAAGGAACACAAAACTTCGTTGAGAAAG AGCAATAAGCCCATCATGGAAAAGAGAAGAAGAGCAAGAATCAATAATTGTTTAACTCAGCTGAAATCATTGGTCTTGGAGTCAATGCGAAAAGAC AGTTCTCAGTACTCAAAGTTGGAGAAAGCTGACATATTGGAGATGACTGTGAAACATCTTCGCAATCTCCAGAGGAACCAACTAGCATCAGCAATGGCGTCAGATCCTACAGTTGTCACAAAGTTCCGAGCCGGATTCCACGAGTGTGCTAATGAAGTTATTCGTTACCTAGGAACCGTGCAGAACGTCGGGTCCGATGTGAAGTCACGTCTCGTGTCCCATCTCTCCACGTGTCTCCAGACACAGAACAACACAGCGTCCACAGAAAACATGCACACGCCATGTCAACCCCAGCAACAGGTGCCCGTGACGTCACCACAACAACAAGTTAACATTTTACAGCCACTCAGTGTTCATATTCCGCACAACGCCAATGTCGCCTCCCGTCCCCAGTCTTCCGAGTTCGCATTCAGTCGCCAGACCTCGCCACAGTCTTTGTCCCAGTCCCCCCAGTTACTGAACATTGCTACCCCCGTGTCCTCAGACTCTAATAGTAACTCTCCCATCAAATCCACTCCGATATCGGGACAATTTCAAATCATTCCCAGCAATCTGTACAATGGTCCGGTGGCTGTGTATGTGGGGCAGATTAACCAGAGACAGTGTATGACCACCCCAGACTCCATGCCAGTGTTCACGTTACAAGTTCCCGCCAATAACACCTCCCCGTCTTACCAATGCAGGTCTCCTCAAGAATTCCCTCAGCAACAGAAATCCAAACCATTAGCTCAGCAACATAGAAGTGCCTTTGTTGAATGTAAGCAAGGCGTTCCCGAGTCTCCTGAGAGTCtctggagaccctggtga